Genomic DNA from Halanaerobiales bacterium:
GTAGGTCTCATTTCAGCTGCTTTTTGTGGAATTGATATAAGGGAATTGTTAAAAGGTGCAGCAGCTATGGCTGAAAGATGTTCCACTTCTGATTTAAAAGAAAATCCAGCTTATTTAAATGGATTACTAAATTATTTAGCTTACAATCAGGGAAAAACTATTTCGGTAATGATGCCTTATGCTCATCAACTAAAAGATATGGCTGACTGGTATCGACAATTATGGGCTGAATCTTTAGGAAAAGAAGTTAATCGCAGTAATCGAAGAATAAATGTAGGTCCAACTCCAGTTAAAGCTTTAGGAGCAACCGATCAGCATTCTCAGGCTCAACTTTATATGGAAGGACCTTATGATAAACTAATTACTTTTATTGAAGTTGAAAATTTTGAAGATGAGGTAGAAATACCTGCTCTTTATGATGATATTGAAGGAGTTAATTATCTAGGTGGACATACCCTTAATGAATTAATCAAAACTGAAAAGAAGGCAACGGAGTTAGCACTTACTGAAAGAAATAGATTAAATGAAACAATAATTCTACCGGAAATAAATGAAAATACAATAGGACAGTTAATCTATATGTTAGAATTACAAACAGCATTTACAGGAGAACTTTTTGATATTAATGCATTTAATCAGCCAGGTGTTGAGTTAGGCAAACAATATACTTATGGTGTTTTGGGAAGAGAAGGGTATGATGAAATGAAAAGAGAATATGACAAAAAACCAGAACATGATAAAAATTGGATTATATAAAATAAAGAAAACCTCCTGCTAACTGATGTGAAGCAGGAGGTTTTTAAATACTATACAATTTTTAATAAAATAATGCTCCACCAGGACCGATTGGTAAGTTAAATACAAACCAGATTACAAGTAAAACAGCCCAGGCGATAAAGAAGGCTACAGAATATGGTAACATTGTAGAAATAAGGGTACCAATACCTAATTCATCATCATATTTTTTAGCAAAGGCTATAATAATTGCAAAATAGGGCATTAGTGGAGAGATGATATTTGTTGTTGAATCTCCAATACGATAGGCCATTTGTGCAAATTCAGGTGAATAATCTAACTGCATGAGCATTGGCACAAATACTGGAGCCATAATTGCCCATTTAGCTGTAGCACTACCAATAAAGATGTTAATAAGAGCAGCAACCAGGATAAAAACTAAAATTAAAGGTAAACCTGTAAAATTAATAGCCTGTAAAAAGTCTGCTCCTTTAATAGCTAAGATAGTACCTAGATTTGACCAGCTAAAGTAAGAAACGAATTGTCCGGCTGCAAAGGCTAAAGCAATATATCCTCCCATATCAGCCATTGTTTCTTCAAAATAATCTGCTACATCATCACTATTTTTTATTGTCCCTGCTGTTTTACCATAAGCAATACCAGGGATGAAAAAGAAAATAGCAATAAGAGGTACCATACCATTAACAAAAGGAGTAATAGTTTTTATAAGACTACCATCTTCTCCTCTTAATACAAAATGGGAGAGAACTGCAATACCTAAAACAGTAATAATCATCCAGATAAAGGCTGATTTTAAACCTTTGCTTTCTTCTGGTTTAACTTTATCCATTTCTTCACTGTGTTCACCATGATATTCTCCAAAACGAGGGGCAACAATTTTTTCAGTTACCCAGGTACCAACAATAGTAACTAAAAATGTGGAAGCAATCATAAAATACCAGTTAGCAGTAGGTACAACTGTATATCCTTTGTCTATAAGCTGAGCAGCCTCAGTAGATAGACCGGCTAAGAGTGGATCAAGAGCAGAGATTATTAAATTAGCACTAAATCCACCTGATACACCAGCAAAGGCTGCTGCAAGACCAACGAGTGGATGCCTGTCCTTGGCAGCAAAGATTATTGCTCCGAGAGGTACAAGAACAACATAACCAGCATCAAGAGCAAGGTTGGACATAATACCTGCAAAAACAACAACTGCAGTAATATATCTATCTGGTGCTCCCATAACTAATTTCTTTAGAGCAGCTGTTATTAAACCAGATTTATCTGCAATACCAACACCTAACATAGCTACCAATACAACTCCGAGTGGAGCAAATTGGGTAAAGTTATTGACTGCTTGAGTAAAAACCCGTTGCAATCCAGATTTGGAAAGTAAGTTTACAGCTTTTATTGTCTCTCCAGTTCCAGGGTGTTGAACTGCTACATTAAATAAACTTATAAACCAGGAAATAAATAGTACAAAACCAGCAAGTATGAAAAATAATATTATAGGTTGAGGTAATTTATTACCAACTCTCTCAATACCATTCAAAATTTTATCAGTAAGAGTTAAATCTTCTTTTTTAGTTTCAGGATTCATCAAAACCCTCCTTAAATATTTTTAATTATTAATTATAATATAAAATTAATATTAATTATACAATTATTGCTGTCCTCTAAATAGATCTCTCCCCTCCTTTCTGGACATATAGTCATATCTTAAAATGAAATTATTATGCAGAGATAATATAACTGCAAAATTTATGCCAGAAAAAGCAATCTTATAATTATTAGATAAATTCGTATTTAATTATTATTATTTATGGATTATTAGTTTAAAAGTTATATTTAAATTATTAGTTTAAAATAAATTTTGTAGATTACTGCAAAATAATTCATACCTGAAATATTTTTCGTGCAAAAATTACATAGAATAAATAAAATAATTATAATTGAATATAACTTAACTTGATGATAAAATAATTTTAAATAAACTAAAGAGGTGAAAAAAATGAATAATCTTGAATATAATGAGGTAGAAAAAAGTTTGAAAACCTGGTTAACTAATAAAGTAAATAAAGCAGGAGCAAAGGGAGCAGTAATTGGAATTAGTGGGGGAATAGATTCAGCGGTTACAGCTGTTTTATGTAAAAAAGTGTTTAAAGAAGATACACTTGGTATAATTCTTCCCTGTAACAGTAATAAAGAGGATAAAAAAGATGCCAAATTATTGGCTGAAAAATTTAATATTAATTATAAAGTAAAAGATTTATCTGACATTTATCATAAATTTGCAGTGAATTTAAAAGAAGATAAAATTCAAGAAGCAAAGATAGATAATAAAGACATGGCTTTAGCTAATATTAAACCCAGACTTAGAATGATAGCCCTTTATTATTATGCTTCTATAAATAATTATTTAGTTATAGGAACAGATAACTGGAGTGAACTTAAAGTAGGTTATTTTACTAAATATGGTGATGGAGGGGTAGACCTTGCTCCTTTAGGTAGATTGGTGAAAACTGAAGTAAGAGGTCTGGCCAAACATCTTGGAATTCCAGAAAAAATTATAAATAAAAAACCTTCTGCAGGATTATGGGAAGGACAGACTGATGAAAATGAATTAGGAGTTAGTTATAAAGACCTTGATCACTATATATTGACTGGTGAAGCAAGTGAAGAAGTAAGAAAAAGAATAGATAAACTGGCAGAAAAAAATGCTCATAAAACTGAAGCCATACCTATTCCTGCTCGACAGACTTTAGTATAAAATGAGGTGATAATTTTGAAAACTGAAGAAAGAAGAGAAAATTTATTTAAAAGATTAAAAAGCTCTAAAAGTGCTATTATAGGATCTGAACTGGCCGAAGATTTTGGAGTAAGTCGTCAGGTGATAGTTCAGGATATAGCTCTTTTACGAGCCAGAGGTGAAAAAATAATAGCTACTTCTCAGGGATATCTTTATCCAGAAAATGATAAAGATACAATTAAAGCAACTATTGCCTGTATACATGGTGAAGATGATGAGGTAGAAGAGGAGTTAATGACAATTGTAAATTATGGAGCTAAAATTATAGATGTAATAGTTGAACATCCTATTTATGGTGAGTTAAAGGGAATGCTTATGATTAAAAATCCAGCAGATGTTCAGGAATTTGTTAAAAATTATAAAAAAAATGATGCCAGTTTACTATCAAGTTTAACAGATGGAGTTCATCTTCATACAGTTGAGGCTTTAAATGAACAGGTTATTAAAAAAATAAAAGAAGAATTAAAAGAAAAGGGATATTTGCTTGAAAAATAGCAAGTATTTCTTTAATTTTTCAATTTAGTGTAAAGACACTTGACATTACACTTGCTTTTATATATAATTCTTCTGTACTATTACATAATACAAAGAAGAGAGAGGGGGCTAATAATGGATAAAAAAGAGCTTTCTAAATTGAGGAAATTTTGGGTATTATTTTTAATCATTTTGGTATTATCAGCTTATATAGTTCCCTATTTATTTTTAAGTAATTTTGAAACAATGAGTGGAGCATTTCTTTATTGGATTGTTTTTGCCTTAGTAGCAATTTTTTCAACAATTAGAATTACAAAATACTGGAGGGAATAGTAATGTCAAGTTTATATGTTTATATAGCAATTTTTATATATATTATTATCGGGTCAATAGTAGCCTATTTTGCCAGAAAAGGTATGAAAAAAGGATTAATTGAATATTTTCTTTCAGGAAGGTCAACTGGTGGTTTTGTAGCTGCTTTATCCTATAGTGCTACT
This window encodes:
- a CDS encoding glucose-6-phosphate isomerase; its protein translation is MKNKEIKLDVNNMLENMVGKEHGISKDVIIDFQEKTNLIHEKIKEDRANREMGFMDLPAQSEKLITEIEEEVEKRKGYENFVVIGIGGSALGNIALQTALNKPYYNFDSKKRNGSPRLFVPDNVDPVRLQSLLDSLDLEKTLFNVITKSGSTAETMSQYLIAREAVAKEVGEDKLAEHFIATTSKDSGYLRIIAERENYKTFHIPDNVGGRFSVLTPVGLISAAFCGIDIRELLKGAAAMAERCSTSDLKENPAYLNGLLNYLAYNQGKTISVMMPYAHQLKDMADWYRQLWAESLGKEVNRSNRRINVGPTPVKALGATDQHSQAQLYMEGPYDKLITFIEVENFEDEVEIPALYDDIEGVNYLGGHTLNELIKTEKKATELALTERNRLNETIILPEINENTIGQLIYMLELQTAFTGELFDINAFNQPGVELGKQYTYGVLGREGYDEMKREYDKKPEHDKNWII
- the nadE gene encoding NAD(+) synthase, translating into MNNLEYNEVEKSLKTWLTNKVNKAGAKGAVIGISGGIDSAVTAVLCKKVFKEDTLGIILPCNSNKEDKKDAKLLAEKFNINYKVKDLSDIYHKFAVNLKEDKIQEAKIDNKDMALANIKPRLRMIALYYYASINNYLVIGTDNWSELKVGYFTKYGDGGVDLAPLGRLVKTEVRGLAKHLGIPEKIINKKPSAGLWEGQTDENELGVSYKDLDHYILTGEASEEVRKRIDKLAEKNAHKTEAIPIPARQTLV
- a CDS encoding AbgT family transporter, encoding MNPETKKEDLTLTDKILNGIERVGNKLPQPIILFFILAGFVLFISWFISLFNVAVQHPGTGETIKAVNLLSKSGLQRVFTQAVNNFTQFAPLGVVLVAMLGVGIADKSGLITAALKKLVMGAPDRYITAVVVFAGIMSNLALDAGYVVLVPLGAIIFAAKDRHPLVGLAAAFAGVSGGFSANLIISALDPLLAGLSTEAAQLIDKGYTVVPTANWYFMIASTFLVTIVGTWVTEKIVAPRFGEYHGEHSEEMDKVKPEESKGLKSAFIWMIITVLGIAVLSHFVLRGEDGSLIKTITPFVNGMVPLIAIFFFIPGIAYGKTAGTIKNSDDVADYFEETMADMGGYIALAFAAGQFVSYFSWSNLGTILAIKGADFLQAINFTGLPLILVFILVAALINIFIGSATAKWAIMAPVFVPMLMQLDYSPEFAQMAYRIGDSTTNIISPLMPYFAIIIAFAKKYDDELGIGTLISTMLPYSVAFFIAWAVLLVIWFVFNLPIGPGGALFY
- a CDS encoding transcription repressor NadR, which gives rise to MIILKTEERRENLFKRLKSSKSAIIGSELAEDFGVSRQVIVQDIALLRARGEKIIATSQGYLYPENDKDTIKATIACIHGEDDEVEEELMTIVNYGAKIIDVIVEHPIYGELKGMLMIKNPADVQEFVKNYKKNDASLLSSLTDGVHLHTVEALNEQVIKKIKEELKEKGYLLEK